ACTGAAGCAAGACCTATAATAACCATTCCGGTACCCATTTGCAAATCGGCAGAGCCTTTTTGCTGTGCTATTACAGAACCAGCCAGAGCTGAGAAGCCATTGCCCAGGGCTAATCCCAGAATTTTTAATTTGCCAGGATTGCGTGCCAGAAGTGTTACGAACTGAGGGTTATCGCCTGCTGCTCTCAGAAGAAGTCCCGACTTCGTGGATAGGTACCAATCCAATAAAAATTTACATATCAAAGCTATTACCATGGATAGAATCAGAACTCTCAACTGATAACCTGCAATAGATTCTGGAATTAAGACAGCAGGCACTGTAGAAAAGATAGTTGGCTTATCAAAAAAAGAAGCAATTGACATACCACCAGTTCCTGAGATTATAAACACTAAGTTCACCGAAAGCAGGGCTGTCATAACTAAAATACCGCACAGTAGCGGACGTATTTTCAGTTTTACATTTAACAAGCCTGTAACTGTGCCAGCCACAGCACCGGCAATATATGCCAGCAAACAGCAAACCCAGGGATTCCATCCCATTCGAATCAGAACACCGCTTAATACCGCACCGAGAGGAAGTGTTCCATCCACAGACAAGTCCGGGAAATCAAGAATACTGTAAGTTATATACACACCCAGAGCCAGGATGGCGTACATGAATCCTTCTTCAAGAGTGACTTTCAGTATGTTCACCAATACATCCATGATTTACAACATATCCTTTCTGTCAAATGTAGAACAGCAAAAAGCAGCAAGAAAACGTCTCGCCGAACCCGTGAAACATTTTCCTGCTACTAAGCAAACTCGCTTCGCCCGGGGATTCAGTGGAGGTCTTGAAATCCGCCACTGAACAAGGTTGTTATTATAATTTGCATCAATTCAGCTCCCGCTTATAGAAGCGAGAGACTTTTTGATGCTTGTTAAATACACCAACTTATTGTGATGAAGTTGTTACTTTCTCTGCGTTAGCATAAGCCTCGGGTATTGAGATATTAAATTTTTCTGCCACTTCGGTGTTCACCACCGGAAAACTGTCTTTAACAAGTGCAACCGGAATATTTCCAGGTTTTTCACCTTTAAGTACCCGGGCTGCCATAGCGCCTGTTTGTTCTCCAAGCGCTACATAATCAAGGCTTTCTGATGCAAGACAACCTAGTTTTACCTGTTCAATTTCCGAACCATAAACTGGGATTCCCGCATCATTTGCCTTGGCAAGAACAATTGTCAGGTTATTTACTACATTATTATCCGTAAAATTGGTTATGCAGTCAACTTTATTAACCAATGAGGCAATAGCCTGAGGTATGTCAGCACCATCCTGGACACCCTGTGCAACTACTTCAAACTGGTATTTGGGAGCTAATTCTTCCAACTCAGCCAGGTGGGAGAGGGAATTGGCTTCACTTGTCGTATACAGGACTCCGATTCTGGTGGCATCCGGCTGAAATGCACGAATCATTTTTAACTGGGCCTCCAGGTTAAGAAGGTCTGATGTACCTGTACAGTTTCCTCCCGGTGAATCAAGTGACTGTACAAGCTGAGCTGCTACAGGGTCAGATACGGCACAGAAAATTACAGGAATATTTGTGCCCCTGGCAGCGGAATAAGCAGCCATGGCTGCAGGTGTTGCAATACCTACTATTAAATCATATTTTTTTGACACCATATTTTTAGCCAATTGGTTTGCGGTTTCTGATTGCGCCATAGAGTTCTGAAAATCAATTTCAATATTATCTCCATTCTTAAAGCCCGCTGCTTCCAATCCTTTTACAAGTCCATTATAACAATTATCGAGGGAAGGGTGTGATGCAAACTGGATAACTCCCACCTTAAGCTTGCCGGATGACTTGACATCGCAAGCAGTGGTTGTTGCAAATAATAGAATTATACATATGAGCAGAGCAAGAATCCTTGTTAATTTTTTCATGATGCACTCCTCCAATACTTTATTATTGTTAATTCACGATTAATAGTTTTAAGTTGTTTTTCAAATAAGCGTTAATTATCTGTCAATTACCTTTGCTTTTATTAACACAACCGGTTTTGTTAATTATTAGCAATTAAAAAAGCTCCGTCCCAAAATCATTGGGACAAGAGCTAAATCTCCTGCGGTACCACCCTATTTTATCCGTTCATCACGGATACACTCATTCTACGTTCAATTAAACGTACTTCCTTTATAACGGGTGAAGTTCCCGGCGCACCTACTTGAACAGTATCTTAATCAAATGATTATGATATTTGCCTGTTTGCTTTCGGATTGCCCTCGTAAGTCCATTCAACACAGCATTCGTTACTACAATTTCACCCTCTGTAGCTCTCTGTAAACGCCTGAACTGTGCCTACTATTCTTACTCATCGGTTTATTACGTCTATAATTATTAATTTATTCTATGCACTTATATAAAATTTGTCAATAACTTTATAAAAATTTTCTAAGTCTATTTTAAAGGTCTGCATACAATAATATAAAAAATT
This window of the Clostridiaceae bacterium genome carries:
- a CDS encoding ABC transporter permease encodes the protein MDVLVNILKVTLEEGFMYAILALGVYITYSILDFPDLSVDGTLPLGAVLSGVLIRMGWNPWVCCLLAYIAGAVAGTVTGLLNVKLKIRPLLCGILVMTALLSVNLVFIISGTGGMSIASFFDKPTIFSTVPAVLIPESIAGYQLRVLILSMVIALICKFLLDWYLSTKSGLLLRAAGDNPQFVTLLARNPGKLKILGLALGNGFSALAGSVIAQQKGSADLQMGTGMVIIGLASVIIGISLFRNLRFLKATTKVIVGSIVYKACLSVALEFGLPTEYLKLLMAVLFTIALVSSNLLDKRRPKLS
- a CDS encoding ABC transporter substrate-binding protein, whose amino-acid sequence is MKKLTRILALLICIILLFATTTACDVKSSGKLKVGVIQFASHPSLDNCYNGLVKGLEAAGFKNGDNIEIDFQNSMAQSETANQLAKNMVSKKYDLIVGIATPAAMAAYSAARGTNIPVIFCAVSDPVAAQLVQSLDSPGGNCTGTSDLLNLEAQLKMIRAFQPDATRIGVLYTTSEANSLSHLAELEELAPKYQFEVVAQGVQDGADIPQAIASLVNKVDCITNFTDNNVVNNLTIVLAKANDAGIPVYGSEIEQVKLGCLASESLDYVALGEQTGAMAARVLKGEKPGNIPVALVKDSFPVVNTEVAEKFNISIPEAYANAEKVTTSSQ